AATAGCTTACAATTTAATTACTGGACACATTatgctattttatttttacacatgtttgaAAGAATTTGTTCCTACCTACTGTACACTATAGAagtattttaaaagcattttagTTGAACATATATTAGAAATACGAGGGTTGTCCCAAAATTCCGTGGACTGGACTTCTAACTTTTAAGGTattgatttaatttcataaaacctGTTATATATTATCAATTATACCATTGTTGACCAATACCGAAAATTTGCACTTTTATTTAcctttttgagaaaattaattatttacGATAAAGTTGTACTCAGCGACGCAACCTGCGACGTCAACATTTTCTCGCGGTGTTCGCGCGTATGATCGAGGAAATCCTTCGAACATAAAATCCttctttgattttcttcatttttaaaacccaaAGTACCCAACGTGCACATACTATATGCATTCATGAATTATCCGATAGACTGCAGTGAACAGACGATTTACTGATTCCCAAAATTTCTTCGATCTCTCGTGCGGTCCGACGTCTTTTTTCCCCGAATAGCGTCATCATTTCGCCGGATATTTGCATCTAACTGTCGCACgatatatcataattcatttaaatattccgtcatactgataaacattttccaggtatataaatgaatatctaaacaaaattcctctataaaaatatactgtcagaaataaaatgaacaaagtgtgggtttttttctccagcgattgtaatttcttttcgaTTATATTAACCCTCCCCCCTCTTTTTTTTACCCTGCGCCGCTTTATGGTTCCCTATAATGAAAAACCTGAATTTTTCTTATTCAATGTCAATTACAAAtgtaatattaattttgtttttacatattttttatttaaaactgttTGCTCTTCATGTTGTAAAAGTTTAATTTCTCAGTGACGTTAGATTATTGAAAAACGCCGCTTGTCCACGGGATTTTGAGACAACCCtcgtacatgttttaatgacgTTAACGTCTGCCGACACAACGTTATACAAAGACAACTTTCCAAGTAACCCTTTCCATCAAAGTAAACAATATCatgctatattttattttttcatgaagtACATTGTCATAAGATTATATTTGgacaatttcattaaattcaaagaATGGGCCGATTTTGACCTTTCGTGGCTCTAgctctttgaaaataaatgtttgtcatgcaaggtgaagataacgaacagtgatcaatttcatacctcctacaagcaatacaaaatatatagttgggcaaacacggacccatggacacaccagaggtgggatcaggtgcctaggaggagtaagcatcacccgttgaccggtcacacccgccgtgagccccatatcctgatcaggtaaacggagttatccgcagtcaaatcagtgtgccaagaacggcttaacaatcggtatgaaacacgtcagacagcatttgacccaatgccaggttgtattgacgaactagatcgttatgacgaccatagaatttgcgaaatgctgacttcaatcgagactgttggaatccccgtaccaccaacttgtttgtcagtagcttaccccgatttaaaaactgactatacccagaaaaagcttttgcatatcgaatgagttgagatatataaacaccatatgcaggtgataatggaatattgctacataaatgtgggaagttgacgatggagaagctgaaattatcccgtttattcatacagttgagttgtcagtttgccgttaatgtctactttcaataaaatatctaagtatgaagcagaagtggacgactctgtggtatcctttatttcgagctcacagggatatatcaaatcgacatatgaatgaaagctatcattgtcaatagacaaaacgtcatcgatacaCGTATTCAAATTCTAGTCGATATGGTAGTTTTCAGCCTCCTGTGGTGTCTTACAAACTGACGTgtaatcaattttattattttgtttaaggtaatattattacaattattaaGGTATCGATTAACTTCGACACCCGTCGCACCTGGACAGGAGTCGATTTTGTGAATTACTGTCGGTCTGTTTTACATTTCTATAAACAAATCGTTCAATCTTCTCCTGCAGAATCGCGACATGACTGAAATTGACACGTTCATTTGGAGTTGACGTTCTTGGGATGTTGTTGCAGATGTCAATTTATCTAAATTTCATTTCGAAAAATACACGAAGACATTGACTACCACGATTTATGCTAGCATACTTCATGAGCACATTCCgttgagacccccccccccccctccccggaCCATTGTTTGAAGTAATACTGGATTTAATACTATCTGAGGATGtttgtatatcaataataatttacCATTGCCCTGTTGTCCTTTTAATGTATAACCTCACGTAAAAACTTTGACCAACTATTATGGTCGAACTCTAACCCTGggagtcttcatttgaacatattGAATTTGCAGCATCTGTTGACGATCACAATATGAACATACCACAGGCACTCCACGTTTTAGATatctacatttaaaaaaaaacatatcttCCTGTTAACATAATACTCACGTGAATagtatgtttacaggaagacattttttttaattatagatatttaaaaccgcagtcaaaatcagtgtgccaagaacggcttaactatcggtatgaaaaacatcagacagcatttgacccaatgataggttgtattgacgaactagatcgttataacgaccatagaatctgATTCCACAACAGGAATATTTCAACCATTGTGAATGGGACAGAATATCAGGCCATGAGAAGGTACCGATAATCACTGGATTTCTTTAGCTAACTTGAGCCAAAAGCTCAATAATATGAGTGTTGATAATCAATACTTTCCTTTGttgcaaacttttcacattttcatcatcttCAGAACCATCtgactaatttcaaccaaacttggcatgaAACATCCATGCGTGCAAGGGACTCAAGGTTGTTCGAATGAGGGACAATGTTTTCTGCAAGGGGAAATACTTATAGCGAAATAGTAGATATACACTGACAAATTCTAAAAtgtcttcttctctagaaccagaacgctaatttcaatcaaacttggtacagatTTTCcctgggtgaagggaattcaagtttgttcaatgaAGCGCTATGTTCcgttcaaaagggagataataaaaaaatgCAAGAATAGGGTTgaatcattaattttttttcttctcaaaaaccacttggccagaaaatttcaaattaacaTGGAAGATTCCTGACATTTTGCAGATTTGAGAAATcatgaacaattttttaaagaactACTGAACcagaaaattttacatttaaggttgatcgatcctcatatgacgtcatatgattttgcaaaaatcttaataaattaaactttgtgcatgatagaaatatatctttctgaggaatagTATtaactggatataataaaaaatctggtaaactattcatactgaaaaagtttatattttccatagataatcaattatttatgattttaaaaatgttgtcaagggcaataacccctgtgctggaatttcctcaactggatgtctattatatactattcaaaatttgataaggatcataaatatttttatgtttaaaaaattaataactgcataactggcaaatattgtgtccaagtgaaatcaaaaacgtcttcaacaaacttgcacgtgcatttcatgtcATGGGAAATGCATTTCTcgtcacagtttatgcttttgctaccattggacgattttcactcaggcatcggtgtctgattctttctaaaatttcgaactcatttgagtgtttacactacgtttatcaacacaatgacgacagaacaactgggcagatgtattggaatgcttgacgctggctattcacaacgtgacgttgcaaatgcgcTAAACGTCAGACAGAGCATTGTAAagagggcctggaaccgacagcaaacttttggtacagcagcacaccgacatgggagtcgtcgtcagaggtcgacaacccaacgccaagaccattttgtggctcttcaagCACGACGTAATCCCTTCTGGACaacaaccagcctacgtaacgacctcctcaacgcctcgggggtgaatgtgtccactcagacgatacggaatcggcctTTAAAATGGTTAAGATCTCTCTAGCTGTTGCATCTTTGAAATATGTTACATTTGCTAATGGCCATACTATGAATTGTGTCGAATTGATGAATAAAGATAAACAAGGGTCTAgtgtaaaactgatacggtaccaattttgatgcaccagatgtgcatttcgacaaatcatgtctcttcagtgatgttcagcctaaatttttgaaatccgaaataacaatgaagttgtagagctattatagggaacaacagtgtgccaaaaaagtggagtcaaattcgtctaaagataagagctatgcgtgagggagataatccttaattttgaaatgaatttctaaattgtaaaacagcaattaaatatacatccgtattttcaagctagtaacgaagtacttagctactgggctgtagagaccctcggggactaacagtccaccagcagaggcctcgactcaggggtcataatgtaaaacttatatggtaccaattttgatgcaccagatgcgcatttcgacaaataatgtctcttcagtgatgctcaaccgaaatatttgaaatccgaaataacaatgaagttttagagctattatagcgaacaacagtgtgccaaaaaagtggagtcaaattcgtcagTATTGCGTTTGAATATTAATGATATAGCGTGTTTACATGCATATCAAAGATAAGGCTGGATGGCGTTAGAAGGAAAATAAATGCATTATGATACCATGGGATTATTTGAAAGCTTTGGTCAAGGCTTTATCTAGAAATCACTGtccaaattttgaaatattcttggAAATACACCGAactcgataaaaaaaaaaacacatataAAGAGGTTGCAGAAATAGGTCTTCTTTGACTTATTTCCAAGCGGATAATGCAGTTTGGGCAGTGAAAACTTGATTCCATGAAACTTATTCATCTCTATTACGACATGTTTTATTGGTTTATGTATAGCTGGCTGTGCGTCGTGTCATTTTATGATAATCTATTTGCGTCTTGTATAATCTCGTCAAATGACGTCATGTGACCCTTGAGATCTTAAGTAAACAtgaaaagtgaaagtacaggaGGCATACTATgttgttttatttgaaaagtgtctttatttttgtaatatCAATAAATGAACTACACCCAACACAATTTTGTTCTGAATAACTCTTACATATGACCTTAAGTCATACGTGTTTACTGAAACCCATTTGGAAAGACATGGTAGACACTCTTGAAACATGGGTTATACAAACATAATAATACTTGAAACCTACTCACAGTGCACTCTCGCCTGGCCTTTGAATACAGGTAAACTGCCCTTGACGGCATAAATCATTAAACCCAGCTAATACGAAACTGCGCCAATCAAAATAAATGCTGGCAATCTTGATTAAAGGatgaaaaaatatgtaattatgtTAGATAATGACTTTTATGtaacatgttttaaaattgtgtatGTTCTATTTTGTACTATTTTGGACATGTAAAGTATGGTAAataatatttcttgtataaCATGTAAATTTGCTTCTTTCATGTTTGTCGGATGAGCCCATCCCCCTCCTTTTTGGGATGCCTCGTATTAGTATGTTTTCTTATCAACGAAGTCTTGAGTGGACATTTCTGATCAGGCTAACTTATATCatgcaatgttttgttttagtgCCCATTCCATGGTTAATCAATTTTAGCACACCTTTAGGTCGATTTGATCATTCGTCTTTGCTTGCTTGGAGTGGAAAGATCGTCCGATTTATTTTGTGTACACAAAATTAATTCGATGCCCACCATCCCTCCTCCACAATTTCCTGTGTATGCTACTTTGATGCTAATGTGTGTGTGCctgatttatttgtaaaactcATCTGATTCGATTGCAGGCAGCTCTATTTTGATATATCGTGTGTATTGTGAAGTAGGTCAGATTGCACAATCATTCAacaacttttaaagtgatgattTAACAAagatgctgattggatgaaaactTTCGTTTGATTTTTAAGTTAAAAAAATCGGCCTGAGTTCATCTACACTAAGCACGTGGGACTACTTCTCTCTGTAATGCGGTTTCTCCGTTCTGATTTTAGCTCTAGAAAATATAGCACGGTAATTTCCATACAAGCACTGTAaacgaaatgtattcgtttgatgctatcaaaaataaacatccaaatatatgaataagatactaattgatttaaagaaacaacacaaATAGACATAGTGATCAAGTGACAGAATAGTCAATTTGATGACGTAGGGcactgactggtagaagtagacagattgtaAACACGAGTTCTCAGTAGGTATCGTTTGCTTTAGGAGTTCGATCTAACATGACGCAGCAAGCAGCGATTTCTGATCATCGATATATTAATGAAATtcaactgcgttatatggggctcagtcaacgagggcAATTTAGATGAAAAGGTGTTGAGCTTTgtacttgatattgaaatagaGCCTAGCTTTCTACCGTTCctacgacacaaccagtgttcaacgtctacTCGAACGCAATGCagcatatataatatatccagtctttatatctaattcagcttttaaccattccacttttaatttggcgtataatccattaaTCCATTTAATGTTGCGAAACAACTTTCCCTTACCTGAACGCACACctagttttgttgttgttttaattATTACGAATAGGTACTCCTACGAGccttttcaaaaacgttaattcacACTTTTAGATGAGAGAAAATCTGTGTGTTTctcttttaaaaacatatcaCTATAAAActtgtaattctttatttgattcaagtatcaaacgaaaaattggacggaaaacctTTCCATCAATGCGCGTAGTCATCCGTCCATTTTTTCCTTTGATAcatgaatcaaataaaaactAAGTTGTTCTTATTATAACGTCATCgtgttcaaaataaatgacatcGTATCGATTCAATTAATATCCTTTTTTCACTGCCTTTATCAAATAACAAGCACAGGCTACTTGGCAGGTCATATGATGGCAGGTTCGGTTGAGCATAACtgaagatatattatttgtcgaaatgcgcatctggtgcatcaaaatcggtaccgtataacttttacattaaGGGACATAAATACGGAGggtttaaaataaatcaaatagaaACCACAAAAGATTTTTCATTTCTCGTGTGAATCATGTACTAAGTATGTTGTTAAATTTTTCTCTCCTCACTCGATTTGGTCCCTCACTTCGCTCGGTGCGACGTCTCTTGGTACCCGAGAAAGGTTTACTAACATATACACATGCTGCAAGAAATGTGAattataaagttttaaaagtgtTGTCTTATCAACGAAACAACTGCTAAACTCAAACATTAAACATTTCCTTaacataaaaatcaaataacaaatgtttgtttgatttataaAGCGTTGATACCTGTTTTACGCATTGCTATTTACGACTGTAAAAATGATCAATCATTAACATCATGTACACGTGCCAATATCAATATGACGAGGGTGATTTAGAACATATTCATATGGGGGCTGCGTCACACCAAAAAAGTAGGATTGCGACCCCAAAATGGGAAACATGACTTTTGGTAAGAGTCATTAAACAATAGGGGAAGTAACCCCCTCTACACCCGCCAATTCATTAATTGATAAACTCCGTATAGACCTTTCTATAATACATAACTTCAAAACATGAAGAGATATTTGATTCCTTTATTTTTAccaaacattttttatttacaattgaAACCCAGAGAATGACGACCATTCCTTGTATGCATATTTCGCCTCCCCACTATTGGCCCTTATCCAGACCTTGTCCTTTTTCTTCATTCTAATTACTGCTGTTGTTGAGGAAGCCTCATATTGGGCACTGCCAGCTTTACCGTCAACATAATTGTAACCTACTATATTTCCATTGATGACAATTTGTGTGTTAAAATATGACCCCATCTTCGTCAAAATAGTCCATGTGAAGGAGTAGATACCATCTGTTGGTGCTGTGAATATTCCTGTGTTACCGTTATAGGCGGATCCAGAGTTTAGAGTTACTTTCCCAAACACAACTACAGCATAGCTACCGAGATTTTGAAGAGTGGACGAAGTTCGAGCATGGAAAGCAATGACCCCTGtttataaacatattttaaCTGAATAAATCACTAAGTTATGAAATTACATAGAATGGCTCAAAGGAAAATTATTCATTATGAATTAAATTAGAAATGCATTTTTAATTGCTTTCTTGCAAATTTCAGTCCGGAATTCAAACAAATCCatacagaaataagaaataaagatatatgcaAATGTATTTGTTATACTAAGAATAAGCATATGTATACCATGATATCTCCCTTTGCAATTTTTCCTTTCGTATCCTATTCCTCGACAAACGGTGTTGTACTTGTTGTATTTACTGATGAAGTCCTGTGTGGTTTCGTTTGCGTACAGTTCAGTCAACATAGCCATTAAGACTAATGTCACCCTAAGCATACGCATTGGAACCCTGTACAGAGAGTTGAAACATAAGATATATTCTTTTCATGACATATTGACTTATTTCAATCAATGACGCATGCAGTAAAATATCCAGGTACTATATtctgatatatacatgatatatgaTATAATGCTTCAAAAGAGAAATTGATTTTGTATACAAAGGCAAATAAACATTAAATGGTgagaaaatgtaaatgtaaattatatCGTGCTATCAAATTAGATATACAATCATCTAATATGATTTTGACACAAACTGACTTGTACGGTAGAGAAAGGGCTTTGACACAATCTCTACTTATAGGAAGGCAATGATAGGGAATCTCATGTCTCTCAAAGTGGGAGTTGGATATTCCAGAAGATCTTACAACACAGATTACGTATAGACCATTGCATTTGCAATATTTAGATTGTATAAAATGGTACATTGATAACATATGTAAGCGTTTGGAATTGTAATGGATATACCCAtggattgaaatattcatgaaggacaacaataaagaacaaggtacgattacGACTGTATTCCACCCTAAAATTCTCACATTCGTGTTTGTTTCCcttattagtagatgtacaagGACAGATGagtgttaaaatttaaaatgcacTCGTATTTTGTGCAtgagaaaatgaagataacgaacaatattcaacaaaaaagttatgattaTGAATaatcatcaatctcataaatcctataaaatacAGAATTAAGAATTCAGCACATGCAGATCCTTTAATACACGAGAGATGTAAATCCCATAAAGCATATAAGATTGATAGTGATAAAATACAGGTCCGCTGGAATACACTTAAGGTGTTATAAGgctcctaggaggagtaaacgtACCCGTTGACCAGTCACACATCACATGTACacttgatattttttgtaagaATAGACCATGGTGGAAAAATTACCGGATCCTTCTTTGTGAAGTCTTGGGATCAGGTACGGTAATGGTAACTTAAATTCATTCGTTTCATTGACTAGGATATTAAAAGTGTTTCAAGCTGAAGCTGAGGCgtgaatttaaataattttgtcttACGAATTTTCAGTATCTGTAAGTTATCAAATATAGCATCAAAGCCATGTTCTTCTAGAATATAGTTGTAatacaagaaaaaaaatgttaaaaaatttgTAAACTGGGACTTTGAATTCCTGCTTAGAAAACACAAAGGGGTGAAGGATACACAATTTCGTTTTGAAAGCGAAGTGACGATTTAAGATCAATGGAAATTGAGTTTTTgttatataaataatgaaatattgtcattgTATTTTAGGACAAAAGTTTAAGGTGCCAcgttatttttctattttattatgtttgtaTTCATCAAGATTTATAGAAAATTGGGAGATCTCAATGCCATTCTTGTTTAGGTTGTCTGAGTTGTAATTTTGATAAACTTCTTCTA
Above is a genomic segment from Ostrea edulis chromosome 3, xbOstEdul1.1, whole genome shotgun sequence containing:
- the LOC125673320 gene encoding heavy metal-binding protein HIP-like → MVPMRMLRVTLVLMAMLTELYANETTQDFISKYNKYNTVCRGIGYERKNCKGRYHGVIAFHARTSSTLQNLGSYAVVVFGKVTLNSGSAYNGNTGIFTAPTDGIYSFTWTILTKMGSYFNTQIVINGNIVGYNYVDGKAGSAQYEASSTTAVIRMKKKDKVWIRANSGEAKYAYKEWSSFSGFQL